The following nucleotide sequence is from Candidatus Gracilibacteria bacterium.
CATAGTCAGATCCCATTCTTTCAATTAAGCCAAGTTGCTTAAACTTATTTAAATTTTTTTGTATAGCTAATTTATTAATTTCTAAACTTTCTGCTATTTTTTTTCTGGTAATTTTATTGTTCTCGAATATCAAATTTAGAATTGCTTGTTGTGTATCTGATATCTGACCACCTATCTGACCACCAATGTTTTTAAAAGCTTGAACTTTTTTCCCCATGTGGGATAAAACCTTTAGGTTGCTGGTATAGTTCTCTAATAAAGTCAATAGTTTTTTGAAAAA
It contains:
- a CDS encoding MarR family transcriptional regulator — protein: MGKKVQAFKNIGGQIGGQISDTQQAILNLIFENNKITRKKIAESLEINKLAIQKNLNKFKQLGLIERMGSDYGGYGQVGQ